One window of Panthera tigris isolate Pti1 chromosome C2, P.tigris_Pti1_mat1.1, whole genome shotgun sequence genomic DNA carries:
- the CLDN18 gene encoding claudin-18, with product MSTTTCQVVGFLLSLLGLAGCIAATGMDMWSTQDLYDNPVTSVFQYEGLWRSCVRQSSGFTECRPYFTILGLPAMLQAVRALMIVGIVLGAIGLLVSIFALKCIRIGSMEDSAKANMTLTSGIMFIISGLCAIAGVSVFANMLVTNFWMSTANMYTGMGGMVQTVQTRYTFGSALFVGWVAGGLTLIGGVMMCIACRGLVPEETTYKAVSYHASGHNVGYKPGGFKASTGFGPNSKNKKIYDGGARTEDEVQSHPSKYDYV from the exons ATGTCCACCACCACGTGCCAAGTGGTGGgcttcctcctgtccctcctgggCCTGGCGGGGTGCATCGCCGCCACGGGGATGGACATGTGGAGCACCCAGGACCTGTACGATAACCCCGTCACCTCCGTGTTCCAGTACGAGGGGCTCTGGCGGAGCTGCGTGAGGCAGAGCTCAGGGTTCACCGAGTGCAGGCCCTACTTCACCATCCTGGGCCTTCCAG CCATGCTGCAGGCAGTGCGAGCCCTGATGATCGTGGGCATTGTCCTGGGTGCCATTGGCCTGCTGGTGTCCATCTTCGCCCTAAAGTGCATCCGCATAGGCAGCATGGAGGACTCTGCCAAAGCCAACATGACACTGACCTCTGGGATCATGTTCATCATCTCAG GTCTCTGTGCAATTGCTGGAGTATCTGTGTTTGCCAACATGCTGGTTACTAACTTCTGGATGTCTACAGCGAACATGTACACTGGGATGGGTGGGATGGTGCAGACTGTTCAGACCAG GTACACCTTTGGTTCGGCCCTGTTCGTGGGCTGGGTCGCTGGAGGCCTGACGCTAATTGGGGGTGTGATGATGTGCATTGCCTGCCGGGGCCTGGTGCCTGAGGAAACCAC ctaCAAAGCCGTGTCTTATCATGCCTCGGGCCACAATGTCGGCTACAAGCCGGGAGGCTTCAAGGCCAGCACTGGCTTTGGGCCCAACAGCAAAAACAAGAAGATATACGATGGGGGTGCCCGCACAGAGGACGAGGTACAGTCTCATCCTTCCAAGTACGACTATGTATAA